In one window of Arachis ipaensis cultivar K30076 chromosome B06, Araip1.1, whole genome shotgun sequence DNA:
- the LOC107604883 gene encoding UPF0496 protein At3g19330 isoform X2, which produces MLQWLSSKSLPPHASTSVPTLPLSPAPAPAPPHSQGNSTENSSTASSPGPNIARAYDDAVQANSYNEIRSVIQAPLQDHLHLHQQIHEVEVIDEEDKEDSHHRHVLAHALRPDRQSIREALANAESCRGAATLTRLASDYFDHSEKTCGIYLLLHRSVRRARDIYKPLHELIAVLPDDASGSFNRHLCDRAFDLFVQFDSQENPFVFPHNFSDVRDSLSGLKLEIERRRLRCYARIRLLKRFHTSCLACLVVTAVGAVISAVLVTAHAVAGFAAVAACGGSCLPKKKVKKELTRLNQLNAASKGTLVMNDIDTVNSLVDRLQTAVEGDRVLIQFALNRGRERHPIQEVLKQLRKNQQSFEPLLAELEPEIGR; this is translated from the exons ATGCTTCAATGGCTCTCCTCAAAATCTCTTCCGCCACACGCTTCTACTTCAGTTCCCACTCTCCCTCTGTCTCCTGCTCCTGCTCCTGCTCCTCCCCATTCCCAAG GCAACTCCACCGAAAATTCAAGCACTGCTTCCTCGCCAGGCCCTAATATTGCTCGCGCATACGACGACGCCGTTCAGGCCAACTCCTACAACGAGATTCGTTCCGTGATCCAAGCTCCCCTGCAGGACCACCTACACCTGCACCAACAAATCCATGAGGTTGAGGTCATTGACGAAGAGGACAAAGAAGACTCGCATCACCGCCACGTGCTCGCCCACGCGCTCCGTCCCGATCGACAGAGCATCCGGGAGGCTCTCGCTAACGCCGAATCCTGCCGCGGCGCCGCCACACTCACTAGACTCGCCTCCGATTACTTCGACCATAGCGAGAAAACCTGCGGAATCTACCTCCTCCTTCACCGCAGCGTCCGCCGCGCACGCGACATATACAAGCCTCTCCACGAACTCATCGCCGTTCTCCCCGACGACGCTTCCGGCTCCTTCAACCGCCATCTCTGCGACCGCGCTTTCGATCTCTTCGTCCAATTCGACAGCCAGGAAAACCCGTTCGTCTTCCCGCACAACTTCTCCGACGTCCGTGACAGCTTATCCGGCCTCAAGCTCGAGATTGAACGACGGCGCTTGCGGTGCTATGCGAGGATTCGCCTCCTCAAACGGTTCCACACGAGTTGTCTGGCCTGTTTAGTTGTAACCGCCGTGGGAGCAGTGATCTCGGCCGTGCTGGTCACTGCGCATGCCGTTGCCGGCTTTGCTGCGGTTGCTGCCTGCGGCGGCTCGTGTCTTCCAAAGAAGAAGGTAAAGAAGGAACTTACAAGGTTGAATCAGCTGAATGCTGCATCAAAGGGTACTCTTGTGATGAATGACATTGACACTGTGAATAGCCTTGTTGATCGGTTGCAAACTGCGGTGGAGGGAGACCGGGTGCTGATTCAGTTCGCGCTGAACCGGGGGAGGGAGAGGCATCCCATTCAGGAGGTTCTGAAGCAGCTCCGCAAGAACCAGCAGAGTTTTGAACCGCTGCTTGCGGAACTCGAG CCAGAAATAGGCCGCTGA
- the LOC107604883 gene encoding UPF0496 protein At3g19330 isoform X3, which yields MLQWLSSKSLPPHASTSVPTLPLSPAPAPAPPHSQGNSTENSSTASSPGPNIARAYDDAVQANSYNEIRSVIQAPLQDHLHLHQQIHEVEVIDEEDKEDSHHRHVLAHALRPDRQSIREALANAESCRGAATLTRLASDYFDHSEKTCGIYLLLHRSVRRARDIYKPLHELIAVLPDDASGSFNRHLCDRAFDLFVQFDSQENPFVFPHNFSDVRDSLSGLKLEIERRRLRCYARIRLLKRFHTSCLACLVVTAVGAVISAVLVTAHAVAGFAAVAACGGSCLPKKKVKKELTRLNQLNAASKGTLVMNDIDTVNSLVDRLQTAVEGDRVLIQFALNRGRERHPIQEVLKQLRKNQQSFEPLLAELEF from the exons ATGCTTCAATGGCTCTCCTCAAAATCTCTTCCGCCACACGCTTCTACTTCAGTTCCCACTCTCCCTCTGTCTCCTGCTCCTGCTCCTGCTCCTCCCCATTCCCAAG GCAACTCCACCGAAAATTCAAGCACTGCTTCCTCGCCAGGCCCTAATATTGCTCGCGCATACGACGACGCCGTTCAGGCCAACTCCTACAACGAGATTCGTTCCGTGATCCAAGCTCCCCTGCAGGACCACCTACACCTGCACCAACAAATCCATGAGGTTGAGGTCATTGACGAAGAGGACAAAGAAGACTCGCATCACCGCCACGTGCTCGCCCACGCGCTCCGTCCCGATCGACAGAGCATCCGGGAGGCTCTCGCTAACGCCGAATCCTGCCGCGGCGCCGCCACACTCACTAGACTCGCCTCCGATTACTTCGACCATAGCGAGAAAACCTGCGGAATCTACCTCCTCCTTCACCGCAGCGTCCGCCGCGCACGCGACATATACAAGCCTCTCCACGAACTCATCGCCGTTCTCCCCGACGACGCTTCCGGCTCCTTCAACCGCCATCTCTGCGACCGCGCTTTCGATCTCTTCGTCCAATTCGACAGCCAGGAAAACCCGTTCGTCTTCCCGCACAACTTCTCCGACGTCCGTGACAGCTTATCCGGCCTCAAGCTCGAGATTGAACGACGGCGCTTGCGGTGCTATGCGAGGATTCGCCTCCTCAAACGGTTCCACACGAGTTGTCTGGCCTGTTTAGTTGTAACCGCCGTGGGAGCAGTGATCTCGGCCGTGCTGGTCACTGCGCATGCCGTTGCCGGCTTTGCTGCGGTTGCTGCCTGCGGCGGCTCGTGTCTTCCAAAGAAGAAGGTAAAGAAGGAACTTACAAGGTTGAATCAGCTGAATGCTGCATCAAAGGGTACTCTTGTGATGAATGACATTGACACTGTGAATAGCCTTGTTGATCGGTTGCAAACTGCGGTGGAGGGAGACCGGGTGCTGATTCAGTTCGCGCTGAACCGGGGGAGGGAGAGGCATCCCATTCAGGAGGTTCTGAAGCAGCTCCGCAAGAACCAGCAGAGTTTTGAACCGCTGCTTGCGGAACTCGAG TTCTAG
- the LOC107604883 gene encoding UPF0496 protein At3g19330 isoform X1, which produces MLQWLSSKSLPPHASTSVPTLPLSPAPAPAPPHSQGNSTENSSTASSPGPNIARAYDDAVQANSYNEIRSVIQAPLQDHLHLHQQIHEVEVIDEEDKEDSHHRHVLAHALRPDRQSIREALANAESCRGAATLTRLASDYFDHSEKTCGIYLLLHRSVRRARDIYKPLHELIAVLPDDASGSFNRHLCDRAFDLFVQFDSQENPFVFPHNFSDVRDSLSGLKLEIERRRLRCYARIRLLKRFHTSCLACLVVTAVGAVISAVLVTAHAVAGFAAVAACGGSCLPKKKVKKELTRLNQLNAASKGTLVMNDIDTVNSLVDRLQTAVEGDRVLIQFALNRGRERHPIQEVLKQLRKNQQSFEPLLAELEVQIYLCFNAVNKARMLLLQEICLYPNL; this is translated from the exons ATGCTTCAATGGCTCTCCTCAAAATCTCTTCCGCCACACGCTTCTACTTCAGTTCCCACTCTCCCTCTGTCTCCTGCTCCTGCTCCTGCTCCTCCCCATTCCCAAG GCAACTCCACCGAAAATTCAAGCACTGCTTCCTCGCCAGGCCCTAATATTGCTCGCGCATACGACGACGCCGTTCAGGCCAACTCCTACAACGAGATTCGTTCCGTGATCCAAGCTCCCCTGCAGGACCACCTACACCTGCACCAACAAATCCATGAGGTTGAGGTCATTGACGAAGAGGACAAAGAAGACTCGCATCACCGCCACGTGCTCGCCCACGCGCTCCGTCCCGATCGACAGAGCATCCGGGAGGCTCTCGCTAACGCCGAATCCTGCCGCGGCGCCGCCACACTCACTAGACTCGCCTCCGATTACTTCGACCATAGCGAGAAAACCTGCGGAATCTACCTCCTCCTTCACCGCAGCGTCCGCCGCGCACGCGACATATACAAGCCTCTCCACGAACTCATCGCCGTTCTCCCCGACGACGCTTCCGGCTCCTTCAACCGCCATCTCTGCGACCGCGCTTTCGATCTCTTCGTCCAATTCGACAGCCAGGAAAACCCGTTCGTCTTCCCGCACAACTTCTCCGACGTCCGTGACAGCTTATCCGGCCTCAAGCTCGAGATTGAACGACGGCGCTTGCGGTGCTATGCGAGGATTCGCCTCCTCAAACGGTTCCACACGAGTTGTCTGGCCTGTTTAGTTGTAACCGCCGTGGGAGCAGTGATCTCGGCCGTGCTGGTCACTGCGCATGCCGTTGCCGGCTTTGCTGCGGTTGCTGCCTGCGGCGGCTCGTGTCTTCCAAAGAAGAAGGTAAAGAAGGAACTTACAAGGTTGAATCAGCTGAATGCTGCATCAAAGGGTACTCTTGTGATGAATGACATTGACACTGTGAATAGCCTTGTTGATCGGTTGCAAACTGCGGTGGAGGGAGACCGGGTGCTGATTCAGTTCGCGCTGAACCGGGGGAGGGAGAGGCATCCCATTCAGGAGGTTCTGAAGCAGCTCCGCAAGAACCAGCAGAGTTTTGAACCGCTGCTTGCGGAACTCGAGGTACAGATATATCTCTGCTTCAATGCTGTTAATAAGGCTAGAATGTTGCTGCTTCAAGAGATATGTCTTTATCCCAATTTGTAG